In the Arachis ipaensis cultivar K30076 chromosome B10, Araip1.1, whole genome shotgun sequence genome, one interval contains:
- the LOC107623638 gene encoding protease Do-like 8, chloroplastic, with translation MKIVSACNSWCVGMAVPTSQTRTTVLSRRELFFDGMSSVCSSHSQQQHFLNDAVQSQPISISRIGEDEAQDFDGMLRKIHLSPTRRVLMASLTMYSCFHSSRYLSALALGDPLVTLEQVTPPVVSSGPLFPVEDRIVQLFESNTYSVVNIFDVTLRPQLNITGAVEIPEGNGSGVVWDEEGHIVTNYHVIGNALSRNPSSGQVVARVNILASEGVQKNFEGKLVGADRLKDLAVLKVEAPVDLLRPIKAGQSSSLKVGQQCLAIGNPFGFDHTLTVGVISGLNRDIFSQTGVTIGGGIQTDAAINPGNSGGPLLDSKGRLIGINTAIFTQTGTSAGVGFAIPSSTVLRIVPQLIKFGKVVRAGLNVDIAPDLIANQLNVRNGALILQVPKNSVAEKAGLNPTTRGFAGNIVLGDIIVAVDNKPVKNKGELLKALDEYNVGDKVTLLIQRDSQKLELSLELEEQRS, from the exons ATGAAAATAGTTTCAGCATGCAATTCTTGGTGTGTGGGAATGGCGGTGCCAACATCACAAACAAGAACCACTGTTCTCAGTCGCCGTGAGCTTTTCTTTGATGGAATGTCCTCTGTGTGTTCTTCTCACTCCCAACAACAACACTTCCTAAACGACGCCGTTCAGTCCCAACCTATCTCCATTTCAAG GATTGGTGAAGATGAAGCTCAGGATTTTGATGGAATGCTGAGGAAAATTCATTTGTCGCCGACGCGGCGCGTGTTGATGGCGAGTTTGACAATGTATTCATGTTTCCATTCTTCAAGGTATTTGTCAG CCCTAGCTTTGGGAGACCCATTGGTGACACTTGAACAAGTGACTCCTCCTGTGGTTTCTTCTGGTCCGCTCTTTCCGGTTGAG GATCGAATTGTCCAACTATTTGAAAGCAACACGTACTCCGTTGTTAACATCTTTGATGTGACATTGCGTCCTCAACTTAATATAACTGGGGCGGTTGAG ATTCCTGAAGGAAATGGTTCTGGAGTTGTGTGGGACGAGGAAGGCCACATTGTGACGAATTATCATG TAATTGGTAATGCCCTTTCAAGAAACCCAAGCTCTGGTCAGGTTGTTGCACGAGTTAATATTCTAGCATCCGAAGG GGTACAAAAGAATTTTGAGGGTAAACTTGTTGGAGCTGATCGGTTGAAGGATCTTGCTGTCTTGAAG GTAGAAGCCCCTGTGGATCTTTTAAGGCCTATCAAGGCGGGGCAGTCATCGTCTCTGAAAGTCGGGCAGCAATGTTTGGCAATTGGAAACCCATTTGGTTTTGATCACACCCTCACGGTTGGGGTTATTAGTGGACTTAACCGAGACATCTTCAGCCAAACTGGTGTAACAATTGGTGGTGGTATTCAGACTGATGCGGCCATAAATCCCGGGAACAG CGGGGGTCCACTTCTGGATTCAAAAGGACGCTTAATTGGGATTAATACCGCAATATTTACTCAGACGG GAACATCAGCTGGTGTTGGATTTGCAATCCCATCTTCAACCGTTCTTCGAATTGTTCCACAACTGATTAAATTTGGAAAA GTTGTCAGAGCTGGTTTGAATGTTGATATAGCACCAGACTTGATTGCAAATCAACTTAATGTCCGGAATGGCGCTCTTATTCTTCAG GTTCCTAAAAATAGTGTCGCCGAAAAAGCTGGGCTAAACCCGACAACAAGGGGCTTTGCTGGTAATATAGTCCTTGGAGACATCATTGTTGCAGTTGACAATAAGCCG GTGAAGAACAAAGGAGAGTTACTGAAAGCATTGGATGAGTACAATGTAGGAGATAAGGTAACCTTGCTCATTCAAAGGGACAGTCAAAAGTTGGAGTTGTCTCTGGAACTTGAGGAACAAAGATCTTAA
- the LOC107621433 gene encoding protein FEZ-like — protein MGERNIEMENKIEDEMMPGFRFHPTDEEIVGFYLKRKIQQKSLPIELIKQVDIYKYEPWDLPSKNWPNRVTRCGFWKATGTDRPIYSSEAQSIIGLKKSLVFYRGRAAKGFKTDWMMHEFRLPSLSSDSAKKCSDKTTPASDSWAICRIFKKTNTMSMAQKASLSHHPYNWNHHNQLFDDILTHQQHQHPIIPNSNNNFIFYNSNSTLEPTKEIDATTTSSSIVISSNIGLHEDPNHHHYNNNSSGFSSSSIMMMQPNIMATSDDDDSGVITTIAGFPFNLPPNDDDAAWNNNIKPNTTLPWDYLSDMSTTYSTNKSYT, from the exons ATGGGGGAAAGAAATATTGAGATGGAGAATaagattgaagatgagatgatgcCAGGTTTCAGATTTCACCCAACAGATGAAGAGATTGTTGGTTTTTatctaaaaagaaaaattcaGCAAAAATCTCTTCCTATTGAATTGATCAAGCAAGTTGATATCTATAAGTATGAGCCATGGGACCTTCCAAGTAAGAAC TGGCCCAACAGAGTGACAAGATGTGGGTTTTGGAAGGCCACTGGAACGGACAGGCCCATTTACTCATCTGAGGCCCAATCCATTATTGGTTTGAAGAAATCACTTGTTTTCTACAGAGGCAGAGCTGCTAAGGGTTTCAAAACTGATTGGATGATGCATGAGTTTAGGCTCCCTTCTCTTTCTTCTGATTCAGCCAAGAAATGCTCTGACAAAACTACCCCTGCTTCT GATTCATGGGCAATATGTAGGATATTCAAGAAAACAAACACAATGTCCATGGCACAAAAAGCCTCATTATCTCATCATCCTTATAATTGGAATCATCATAATCAATTATTTGATGATATACTCACACATCAACAACACCAACACCCTATTATTCCAAACTCCAACAACAACTTCATCTTCTACAATTCCAATTCTACCCTTGAACCCACAAAAGAAATTGATGCTACTACTACTAGTAGCTCCATTGTTATTTCTTCCAACATAGGCcttcatgaagatccaaatcatcATCATTACAATAATAATAGTAGTGGGTTCTCATCTTCTTCAATTATGATGATGCAACCAAACATCATGGCAACCTCAGATGATGATGATTCAGGTGTAATTACAACAATTGCTGGCTTCCCATTCAATTTGCCTCCAAATGATGATGATGCTGCTTGGAATAATAATATTAAGCCTAATACTACTCTGCCATGGGACTACTTATCAGACATGTCCACTACCTATTCCACTAATAAATCTTacacttaa